The Candidatus Sericytochromatia bacterium genome contains the following window.
TCGACCGTGCTGGGGTCGAGCGGCTGGAGGTGCCGGTGCCGGTGGTCCGCCCGGGTCACCTGCTGATTCGCACGCGGGCCAGCGTGGTCTCGCTCGGCACCGAGCGCATGCTGGTGGAGTTCGCCCGGGCCTCGTGGTGGCGCAAGGCGCGCCTGCAGCCCGAGCGGGTGCGCCAGGTGCTGGCCAAGGTCCGCAGCGACGGGCTGGCCGCCACGCTGGGGGC
Protein-coding sequences here:
- a CDS encoding dehydrogenase; amino-acid sequence: MSQLVQGLDRAGVERLEVPVPVVRPGHLLIRTRASVVSLGTERMLVEFARASWWRKARLQPERVRQVLAKVRSDGLAATLGA